The Coffea arabica cultivar ET-39 chromosome 1e, Coffea Arabica ET-39 HiFi, whole genome shotgun sequence genome has a window encoding:
- the LOC140004179 gene encoding sodium-dependent phosphate transport protein 1, chloroplastic-like, whose amino-acid sequence MTAGGASVISFYSPPSHHNSPEIQLQRRIWSSSFRFDACFKLQLPIYPLNRASSSVHVCSGSSRSSSNGVVVRRKSSWRVWTDVKSKPYDVADSERESLKFQDAFNDAALKNGDAVDGQIVDIAEIRWWEQFPKRWVIVLLCFSAFLLCNMDRVNMSIAILPMASEFNWSPSTVGLIQSSFFWGYLLTQVAGGMWADTVGGKFVLGFGVVWWSIATTVTPIAARLGLPFLLVTRAIMGIGEGVAMPAMNNLLSRWVPVAERSRSLALVYSGMYLGSVTGLAFSPILIHKFGWPSVFYSFGSLGTVWFAVWLNKAHSTPLEDPELRLDEKKLILSNSVCKEPVKSIPWRLILSKSPVWALIVSHFCHNWGTFILLTWMPTYYHQVLKFNLTESGMFSVLPWLTMAFSANLGGWIADSLVSKGVSVTVVRKIMQTIGFLGPAFFLTQLNHVDSPAMAVLCMACSQGTDAFSQSGLYSNHQDIAPRYSGVLLGLSNTAGVLAGVFGTAATGYILQHGSWDDVFKVSVGLYLAGTVVWNLFSTGEKILD is encoded by the exons ATGACGGCGGGAGGAGCTtctgtcatttccttttactCTCCACCTAGCCACCATAATTCACCCGAAATTCAACTTCAAAGACGAATTTGGAGCTCCAGTTTTCGCTTCGATGCCTGTTTCAAGTTGCAGTTACCGATATACCCTTTGAACCGTGCCAGTTCTTCTGTGCATGTTTGTTCAGGTTCAAGTAGAAGTAGCAGTAATGGCGTAGTAGTAAGGAGAAAGAGTAGCTGGAGGGTGTGGACGGACGTGAAATCGAAGCCGTACGATGTTGCGGACTCCGAACGAGAGTCGTTAAAGTTTCAGGATGCTTTCAACGACGCCGCACTGAAGAATGGCGACGCTGTTGATGGACAGATTGTCGACATTGCTGAAATTCGATGGTGGGAGCAGTTCCCAAAGCGTTGGGTGATCGTGCTTCTCTGTTTCTCGGCTTTTCTGCTTTGCAATATGGATAGA GTAAATATGAGTATTGCTATACTTCCGATGGCCTCGGAATTCAACTGGAGTCCATCAACAGTGGGTTTAATAcaatcttcatttttctggGGATATCTTCTCACTCAG GTTGCAGGAGGTATGTGGGCTGACACTGTAGGTGGGAAGTTTGTCTTGGGATTTGGCGTGGTCTGGTGGTCCATTGCCACCACTGTAACACCAATTGCAGCAAGGCTTGGGTTGCCTTTTTTACTTGTAACTCGTGCCATCATGGGGATTGGTGAG GGTGTTGCCATGCCAGCTATGAATAATCTTCTGTCAAGGTGGGTTCCAGTAGCAGAGAGAAGTAGATCATTGGCTCTAGTGTATAGTGGAATGTATCTTGGATCTGTAACTGGCCTGGCCTTTTCACCAATATTAATACATAAGTTTGGTTGGCCATCTGTATTTTATTCATTTGGTTCTCTTGGCACAGTTTGGTTTGCAGTGTGGCTAAATAAG GCACACAGTACGCCTCTTGAGGATCCTGAGTTGCGGCTTGATGAAAAGAAGCTGATTCTCAGCAATAGCGTATGCAAGGAGCCTGTTAAATCTATACCTTGGAGATTAATTTTGTCAAAATCTCCTGTGTGGGCCCTTATAGTTTCTCACTTCTGTCACAATTGGGGAACATTTATTCTTCTAACGTGGATGCCTACATATTATCACCAG GTGTTGAAGTTTAATCTTACTGAATCTGGAATGTTTTCAGTCTTGCCTTGGCTCACCATGGCCTTCTCGGCAAATCTTGGTGGGTGGATTGCTGATTCTTTGGTGAGCAAAGGTGTATCTGTCACCGTTGTTAGAAAG ATAATGCAGACGATTGGATTTCTTGGCCCTGCGTTTTTCCTGACTCAGTTAAACCATGTTGATTCTCCTGCAATGGCAGTTTTGTGTATGGCCTGCAGTCAG GGTACAGATGCTTTTTCACAATCTGGTTTATATTCCAATCATCAAGATATTGCCCCTCGCTATTCT GGGGTGTTGCTCGGTCTATCAAATACTGCGGGAGTGCTGGCTGGTGTTTTTGGAACAGCAGCAACTGGTTACATTTTGCAACACG GTTCATGGGATGATGTCTTCAAGGTCTCAGTTGGCCTTTATTTGGCTGGAACCGTGGTGTGGAACCTCTTCTCAACTGGTGAGAAAATTTTGGATTAA